The Elusimicrobiota bacterium genomic interval GCTGCTGCAGGTCCGCGTCCAGCTTGCCCATCGGGAAAGCCTCGGCGGCCAGGTCGGCCTCGTCGTAGGTGTATTTGGTCTGCGAGAGCTGCGCCGAGGCGCGCAGGCCCACCCCCGGCCCGCCCGCGTGCCAGAGCGCCAGGCCCGTGGCATCCACCCGATCCTCTTTGTGTCCCAGCGTCACCGTCGTGGCCAGGGCGGCGTTGAGCGCATGATGGCTCGAAAGCAGGGGCAGGGCCTCGGAAGGAAGCCCCTGCGTGGAGGCCTCGCCTGCGAGCAGGTGAGCGTAGAAAGCCGGCGGGCGGCGCACGGTCTGCGCCGCGTTGTTGATGAGGACATCCAGACGCTCCAAGGTGGAGTCCAGGTAGCGGCAGAAGATGTCCACGCTCGGCGAGTGCCGCAGGTCCAGGCCGTGGACCTTCAGGCGCTCGGACCACGCGGCGAAGTCCGGCTCGCGGCTGTAACGCAGGGCCGCGTCGTGCGGAAAGCGCGTGGTCGCCACGACCTTGGCCCCGGCGCGCAGCAGCATCAAAGCCGCCTGGTAGCCGATCTTGATGCGTGCGCCCGTGATCACCGCCGTGCGGCCCTTGAGGTCCGCGGTCTGGCCGCGCTTGCGGTAGTTGAAGTCCCCGCAGGCCGGGCACATGGAGTCGTAGAAGAAATGCACGCGGCGGTACTCGCCCTTGCACACGTAGCAGTAGCGCGGCCGGGCCAGCTCCGGGCCGTGCGCTGTATGGGGACCGGTGAGTTGCGGCGGAGTGAACACCGCGGCTTGGCGGGCCTTGCGGATGACCGTGGCGCGCCGCGCCTTGCGGTCTTCGGCCTCGGCCTCTTGCCGCTCCCGGCTGCGCAGCTCCTTGGCGAAGCGGATGACCTCGCGCCGGGTCGGGTGGCAGGCGCGGCCCGCGGCCTTGAGCAAAGCGATGCGGCTCTCCTCGGGGACGCCGGCCAGCAGGGACCGGTCCGCGACGATGGCATCGAGGACCTCCTGGCAGCGGCGGATCTCTTCCGGAGAGGGCGGAGCGGACATCGCTCATATTCTAGAAAAAAGCTAAGATGACGTGGGGCTTTTCACTGTCCGGAGGCTCAATGTCCCATCCCATCTGCGACGCAGTCGCCAAGATGCGCCAGGCCCACAAAGTCCTGGCCGAGTTCAGCTATGCGCCCGCCGAGCTGGAAAGAGGCTATGCCAACCGCAGCCTGCGCATCGACATCGCGGCCAACAAGATCGAGACCCGGCCCGTGACCCGGCAGATGAAGGACCTCTGGATCGGCGGCAAAGGCCTGGACTTGTGGCTCATGTTCCAGGAGATAGACAAGGACACCAAATGGGACAGCCCGAACAACCCCATCTGCATGTCCTCCGGGCCCCTGGGCGGGACCATGTCCTTCCCCGGCTCCGGCAAGACCTTGGTCACCTCCATATCGCCGACCACCCACTCGATCATGGACTGCAACGTGGGCGGCTACTTCGGGCCCTATATGAAGTTCGCGGGCTTCGACGCCTTGACCATCGTGGGCAAGGCCAAGAGCGACATCCTCATCTACATCGATGCCGTGAACAACAAGATATCCATCGCGGAAGCCCCCCTGGAGAGCGTGGACTCGCACCTGGTGGCCGAGGAGCTCACGGAGATGTACGCTCTCGACGAGCTCGACAAGCGCAACGTCGCCGTGGTGTCGGCCGGCCGCGCCGCGGAGCACACCCGTCTGGGCGTGCTCAACTTCTCCTTCTACGATTGGCGCCGCAAGGTCGCCCGCCTCAAGCAGGCCGGCCGGGGCGGCATCGGCACCGTGTTCCGGGACAAGAAGCTCAAGGCTTTGGTCATCCGGGGCAAGCCCCTCACCCCGACCTGGCGCGTGGCCGAGAGCAAGGCCGCGCTGCGCATCGCGGGAGCCTGCGCCTCCTGCGCCCACACGACGAAAGAGACGGTCCGGGAGATCGTCAAGAAATGGGACGGCGACCCTGACTACGTCATCGAGATGCTGCAGGACATCCAGGACCGCGACCGGCACATCTCCCAGGCGGCCATCGATTTCCTGTCTCTGGAGACGGGGGTCTCGCGCGGCCAGCTCTATCATATCGCGACCTTCTACAAGGCCTTCAGCCTCACTCCCCGAGGGGAAAAGACCATCCAGGTCTGCGTGGGCACGGCCTGTCATGTCAAAGGCTCCGCGCAGATCGTCGCGGCCTTCGAGCGCGAGCTCAAGGTCAAGCAGGGAGAGACCACCCCGGACGGCAGGTTCACGCTCGAAGCCGTGGCCTGCCTCGGCTGCTGCAGCCTGGCGCCGGTGGCGAAGATCGGAGACGAGATCTACGGCAACCTCCAGACCACCGACGTGCGCAGGATATTGAAGCAGGAGCGCACATGACCCTCGACCTCGTCCGGATCGCCGCCAAGGTCAACAAGGACCTTGGCAGCTACAAGGCCATGCTCATGGTCTGCACGGGCACGGGCTGCGTCTCGGCCAAGGGCTTCAGCATCCGGGACAGCCTGCGCGCCGAGCTCAAGGCCAGGAAGCTCGACAGGCAGTTCCTCGTGGTGGGCACAGGCTGCAACGGCTTCTGCGCCGCGGGCCCCATCATCGTGGTGCAGCCGGAAGGGGTGTTCTACCAGAAGGTGACCGAAAAGGACATCCCGGTCATCGTCTCCGAGCACCTCATCGGCGGCCAGGTCGTAGCTAAGCTGCTCTACAAGGACCCGGTCACCGGCGCGACCCACGCCAAGATGCAGGACATCGGCTTCTTCAACAAGCAGCAGCTCGTGGCCCTGCGCAATAAGGGCCTCATAGACCCGGAGAACCTTTCGCACTAC includes:
- a CDS encoding SDR family oxidoreductase codes for the protein MSAPPSPEEIRRCQEVLDAIVADRSLLAGVPEESRIALLKAAGRACHPTRREVIRFAKELRSRERQEAEAEDRKARRATVIRKARQAAVFTPPQLTGPHTAHGPELARPRYCYVCKGEYRRVHFFYDSMCPACGDFNYRKRGQTADLKGRTAVITGARIKIGYQAALMLLRAGAKVVATTRFPHDAALRYSREPDFAAWSERLKVHGLDLRHSPSVDIFCRYLDSTLERLDVLINNAAQTVRRPPAFYAHLLAGEASTQGLPSEALPLLSSHHALNAALATTVTLGHKEDRVDATGLALWHAGGPGVGLRASAQLSQTKYTYDEADLAAEAFPMGKLDADLQQLDLRAKNSWRLTLAEVPTAEMLELQLINSVAPFILCSKLKGLMLRHRNHDKHIVNVSAMEGSFSRGTKTDKHPHTNMAKAALNMLTLTSASDYAKDGIHMNAVDTGWVTDEDPAHHSARKQEEHDFQPPLDIVDGAARVCDPVFSGYLSGTHVWGKFLKDYAPTSW
- a CDS encoding NAD(P)H-dependent oxidoreductase subunit E, translating into MSHPICDAVAKMRQAHKVLAEFSYAPAELERGYANRSLRIDIAANKIETRPVTRQMKDLWIGGKGLDLWLMFQEIDKDTKWDSPNNPICMSSGPLGGTMSFPGSGKTLVTSISPTTHSIMDCNVGGYFGPYMKFAGFDALTIVGKAKSDILIYIDAVNNKISIAEAPLESVDSHLVAEELTEMYALDELDKRNVAVVSAGRAAEHTRLGVLNFSFYDWRRKVARLKQAGRGGIGTVFRDKKLKALVIRGKPLTPTWRVAESKAALRIAGACASCAHTTKETVREIVKKWDGDPDYVIEMLQDIQDRDRHISQAAIDFLSLETGVSRGQLYHIATFYKAFSLTPRGEKTIQVCVGTACHVKGSAQIVAAFERELKVKQGETTPDGRFTLEAVACLGCCSLAPVAKIGDEIYGNLQTTDVRRILKQERT